The following proteins are encoded in a genomic region of Papaver somniferum cultivar HN1 unplaced genomic scaffold, ASM357369v1 unplaced-scaffold_10, whole genome shotgun sequence:
- the LOC113326277 gene encoding F-box protein SKIP14-like, which produces MELLQLFPVSYLNLQDLHIDQTASRERITDDALLRLANRAQGNLRTLSLVRCSKITDDGLKRVLERNPRLIKLNIPGCTRLTVEGILKCLKNFKSRNTPSGGIKQLRVGERYDVQQIHFEELKSLIGEDSCTQRSNVKKPRFYGQRCLQPCGDDDCAVDIEVCPRCQFCRMVYDCPAESCQGKKMEAQPCRACRFCISRCYQCGRCINDVELEETFCLEPLCSDCRDQVKVQFNNEISADLVTPVSNEM; this is translated from the exons ATGGAGCtgcttcagctgtttcccgtcaGCTATTTGAATTTACAGGATCTTCATATAGATCAGACGGCATCGAGGGAACGGATCACAGACGATGCTCTTCTGCGTCTAGCTAACAGGGCTCAAGGAAACTTGAGAACTTTGAGTCTGGTCAGGTGTTCAAAGATAACAGATGATGGTCTGAAGCGTGTGCTCGAAAGAAATCCAAGATTAATCAAGCTGAATATTCCAGGATGTACGAGACTAACTGTTGAGGGGATCCTGAAATGCTTGAAGAATTTCAAGTCTAGAAATACTCCATCAGGTGGGATTAAGCAGCTAAGAGTTGGTGAACGTTACGATGTGCAACAGATACACTTTGAAGAGTTGAAGTCGTTAATTGGCGAGGATAGTTGCACACAGAGGTCTAATGTTAAAAAGCCGAGATTCTATGGGCAGCGGTGCTTACAGCCTTGTGGTGATGATGATTGTGCCGTGGATATTGAGGTTTGCCCGAGATGTCAGTTCTGTAGGATGGTTTATGATTGTCCAGCAGAGAGCTGCCAAGGTAAAAAGATGGAAGCTCAACCCTGCAGGGCATGCAGATTTTGCATTTCAAGGTGTTATCAATGTGGCCGGTGCATCAATGATGTCGAACTTGAGGAAACCTTCTGTTTAGAGCCACTCTGCTCTGATTGCCGGGATCAGGTGAAG GTTCAGTTCAATAATGAGATTTCAGCCGATTTGGTGACTCCAGTATCTAATGAAATGTGA
- the LOC113326642 gene encoding protein FAR1-RELATED SEQUENCE 5-like, with the protein MTATLKAGSVPSLNMEFQSTEEAGGFYRAYGRSRGFLTCKRSSYATRRGPQITRVIFVCCCEGLHKKCVDASDDDGENKKNRTSTMRTGCEAMIRIALNTKCNTWYVNEFKDHHNHDIVPPRKQVSIKSDKVFPPATTNLPEASSKHTLQVGNVASLFGDNSEMTATSEVGSVHNEMTTNFDVESVPSLDMEFNSIKEAGAFYKQYGRTRGFSTRKRSSYATVRGPQITRVIFVCRCEGIHKKQVDSSDDDGKKKRNTTSMRTGCEAMVRIALHTKHGMWYVNAFKDDHNHDMVPPEGGVLMKSNKVFPSAPRNLAQAPSKRRLQVRKVAPLFGDNENIESTPRNVYNHLRIIRGSLIEVRDAEAVMIYFRKRTVENPGFYYAVQVDEEGRASSFFFWVDARSRIAYSRFGDAVTFDSTFKTNKYSMPFASFTGTNHHHQSVTFGFALLGDETEKTFNWLFKTWLEAMGGNPPISILTDQDQAMTSAIATVFPSSRHVFVHGILRRSLERS; encoded by the coding sequence ATGACAGCAACTCTTAAAGCCGGGTCTGTTCCCTCACTGAATATGGAATTTCAGTCTACCGAAGAGGCAGGAGGATTCTACAGAGCATATGGTAGGAGTAGGGGTTTTTTAACATGCAAGAGGTCATCATATGCCACTAGACGAGGACCACAAATAACTAGAGTGATCTTTGTATGTTGTTGTGAGGGATTGCACAAGAAATGTGTTGATGCAAGTGATGACGATGGTGAGAACAAGAAAAACCGTACTTCAACTATGAGAACTGGTTGTGAGGCTATGATTCGTATAGCTTTGAATACAAAATGTAACACATGGtatgttaatgaatttaaggatcaTCACAACCATGACATAGTACCACCTAGAAAACAAGTTTCTATAAAGTCGGACAAGGTGTTTCCTCCTGCGACTACAAATTTGCCAGAAGCATCTAGCAAGCATACGCTCCAAGTTGGAAATGTAGCATCACTTTTTGGGGATAACAGCGAAATGACAGCAACTTCTGAAGTAGGATCTGTTCATAATGAGATGACAACAAATTTTGATGTCGAATCTGTTCCCTCACTGGATATGGAATTTAATTCTATCAAAGAGGCAGGGGCATTCTACAAACAATATGGTAGGACTAGGGGTTTCTCAACACGCAAGAGGTCATCATATGCCACTGTACGAGGACCACAAATAACCAGAGTGATTTTTGTATGTCGTTGTGAGGGAATTCACAAGAAACAAGTTGATTCAAGTGATGACGATggtaagaagaagagaaacactACTTCAATGAGGACTGGTTGTGAGGCTATGGTTCGTATAGCTTTGCATACAAAACATGGCATGTGGTACGTTAATGCGTTTAAGGATGATCACAACCATGACATGGTCCCACCTGAAGGAGGAGTTCTAATGAAGTCGAACAAGGTTTTTCCTTCTGCACCTAGAAATTTGGCACAAGCACCTAGCAAGCGCAGACTCCAAGTTAGAAAGGTAGCACCACTTTTTGGGGATAATGAGAATATTGAATCCACTCCGAGGAATGTTTATAATCATCTCAGGATAATTAGAGGATCTTTAATAGAAGTAAGAGATGCAGAAGCTGTGATgatttattttagaaaaaggaCAGTAGAAAATCCGGGTTTTTATTATGCGGTACAAGTAGATGAAGAAGGGAGGgcatcaagtttttttttttgggttgatgCACGCTCCCGAATAGCATATAGTCGTTTTGGAGATGCAGTAACGTTCGATAGCACATTCAAAACTAACAAATATAGTATGCCTTTTGCTTCATTCACAGGTACAAACCATCATCATCAGTCTGTTACATTTGGATTTGCGTTGTTGGGGGATGAGACTGAAAAAACTTTTAATTGGCTTTTTAAGACATGGCTTGAAGCAATGGGAGGAAATCCTCCAATTTCTATACTTACTGATCAGGATCAAGCCATGACGAGTGCGATTGCTACAGTGTTCCCAAGCAGTCGTCATGTTTTTGTTCATGGCATATTAAGAAGAAGTTTGGAGAGAAGCTAA